ACCCTACATGTCCACATAAAGAAATTCCAAGAATGAAAAGCAATTCCAAAACATCCTACTCTATGGTCTTTCATTACATACCGAATTTGGCTGAGAGGATTCTTTGGAAGCTCACTGTCACAATGCAGAAAGAATAAAATATCACCAGTACTTTCTTTTGCCCCAAGATTCATTTGATTTTGTCTTCCCTTTTTCGAATGAAGAATACGAAATTCTAAGTCCAGTAATTCCAAGGTTTTATCAGTACTCCCTCCGTCCACAAATAAAATTTCACATTTATTTTTAAGAGGTCTTAATTGCTCTTGCATCTTAATTATTGTAGCTTCTTCATTATAAATAGGAACAATAATAGAAATACGGCTTGTCCGCATTAAATACTTACCAGTCATTGTTTGTTGTAGGCTCTTATCTGTGCGCATTCGTTCTTTAAATCTTTTTAAATCCTCTGGAACATCCATATCTGATAACTTTGGTATATATCCTATTGTTATCCCGTGATCCCTTAAGTATTTAGAAGTATTCTCAAGCACCTTATCATGCCCATAACTTTGTTTATGAAACACTTCAATATATGGAGTTTTCATTCCAACTAAATAATATCCTCCATCTGAAGTGGGCCCAAATACTACATCCTTACTTTCTAAAATACAAAAAGCCTTTTGAAGATGTTTTGCTCTAATCTCAGGTACATCCGTTCCAATTAAAATACAAGCGTCATATCCATGGCCTAAAACGCTTTGAATGCCATGATACATTTTTTCACCCAAATCTG
The Clostridium sp. Marseille-P299 genome window above contains:
- a CDS encoding TIGR04283 family arsenosugar biosynthesis glycosyltransferase, encoding MKRAIIIFTRVPIPGETKTRMMPWLKPSECAQLHRCFLYDIKEECQKVGADIYVCYTPEGKEDGLVSILGSDKEYFPQTGTDLGEKMYHGIQSVLGHGYDACILIGTDVPEIRAKHLQKAFCILESKDVVFGPTSDGGYYLVGMKTPYIEVFHKQSYGHDKVLENTSKYLRDHGITIGYIPKLSDMDVPEDLKRFKERMRTDKSLQQTMTGKYLMRTSRISIIVPIYNEEATIIKMQEQLRPLKNKCEILFVDGGSTDKTLELLDLEFRILHSKKGRQNQMNLGAKESTGDILFFLHCDSELPKNPLSQIRYVMKDHRVGCFGIAFHSWNFFMWTCRVISNHRVKDRKVIFGDQGLFIDRDLFFEIGMFPDLPIMEDYQLSLTLKERNEKLGMTKKRIYTSDRRFPKGTIPKLKLMWQMNRLRKMYRSGVDVNKIAKLYKDIR